Genomic DNA from Synergistaceae bacterium:
TCTGCCATGCCTAAAACAATACTGGGTTCGGCCATCACATCACCTTCAGCTTTCTTAGCAGCAAATCGAGGGCATCAGGGTCAGGAATTAATATAATATGCCCGGAAATTTTCCGGCCTTCTTCTAAACCTTCTACACTTAACTCAGTATTTACTAACAGTGCAGTCTCTCCCATTTGCCCATAAATCGAAGCTACTACATCTAAAATCGAACTCAACATGTCATGTGCTACACCGGGTACGCTGATTTGATGCTGAGTCCCTATTAATAAATTTATAGCGTTCAAGAATGAGCTTAATACTATATTTCCTACTTCACTTAATGCACTGTCGATCATGTCCTGCGGGATCTCATCGATCGGGATTTGTGAGCCGAATTGCTGCTTTAATAATAGCTCGACCATTAAATTTGCGTCTTCTTCGTTCTGGATAAATATCAAGCTGCAGTGAAAGCCGCCTAGAGACCGCACGAAAACAGCACCGACTATCTGCATAGGGTCGCCGTAATGCTGGCCGAGCTCATAAATTGATACAAGCTCGGTTTGAGGGACATTCATATTTATCATACGCGATAATAAGCCGCTCAAAGCAGTAGCAGCGTTGCCAGTGCCTATATTTCCGACCTCACGAATTGCATCAAGCTGTAACGCATTGAACGACGCTATATCTGCCATTAAACATTACTCCTTTTAACCTTTTGTAGAGTAGAACGAGGCAACATCAAGAATTAATGCAACATTGCCGTCGCCTAAAATAGTCCCGCCCGTTATTCCGTCAATTTTCGCTAAAAATCTTCCGAGCGATTTAATAACTATTTCCTGCTGGCCTATTAACTCACTGACTATGAAGCCGATTTTATTCTTGCCTATTTTTACCACTACGACGGGATATTCGTATCTATCATGTTCGACACCCTCAGAGCCTAATATATCGCCTAAATCATTAAGTGATAATACTTCACCGCGTAATAAAGTCGTGGGCTCGCCGTGAACTGTCTTAATGTCTTCTTTGCGTACCATTATAGTTTCTTCGACATTTTCAAGAGAAATTGCATAAGTCTCGTTGCCTACTTTTATTAACAGTGAAAGAACTATAGCAAGCGTTAAAGGCAGTCTTATATAAACATGAGTCCCCTCGTTTTTCTTGCTGCTTAAATCAAATTGTCCGCCTAACTGCTCGACTTTAGTTTTTACGGCATCCATTCCGACTCCGCGCCCTGATAAGTCCGTTACTTGCTTGGCCATGCTGAAACCGGGAAGTAACACTAACTGCTGGGCTTCCTCGTCGCTCATTATTGCGGCTCTGTCATCTGTAATGATTCCTCGTTCAACGGCTTTTTTCTTGACTTTATCGGGATCAATTCCTGCGCCGTCGTCTGAGACTTCAATAACGACTCCGCTGCCTTCTTGATAAGCTGCAATTTTTAGTATACCTTTTTCAGGTTTGCCCAGTGCCTTGCGTTCGTCGGGGTGTTCGATTCCGTGATCCATTGAGTTACGAATCAAATGCACCATAGGATCGCCTATTTCGTCTATAACTGTTCTGTCTAATTCTGTGTCTTCGCCTTCGAGAACTAACTCAACATTTTTATTTAGAGTCTTGCATAAGTCCCTTATTAAGCGCGGGAATCTGTCAAATGTAAACGAGACGGGCACCATTCTTAATTTAGTAACGAGTTCCTGAATATCGCCGGAAATTCGCCCTAATTGCGATAAAGTATCATCAAATTGTCTGAGTCTTGCTTCCTGAACGAGTCTCTCAATTCTTGCACGAGAAATAACAAGCTCGCCGACAAGATTCATTAATTTATCGAGACGGCCTATATCGACTCTGACAGTTTGACCGCTTTTCTTGATTGTCTCTTTACGGCCTGCGGGGGGCTGTGCTGCGGGCTGTGCAGGTGCCGGAGCTGGAATCGGGGCAGGTGCCGGGGCGGGTGCTTGTTCCTGTGCTGCGGGCTGTGTTTCTTGAACAGGTGCCGTGGCGGGTGCTGAACTTGCTTTGATTTCTTCAACATCTGCGCTCTTGACATCGCCTATTTTCTCAATTGCTGCTTTAACTTCTTCAGCGGGTGCGGGAGTAGCTACATAAATAGTAAAATCATACTCAAATTTTTCCTGCTCAAGTGCATCAGTGGGAGGCTCAGACTTGAAAATTTCGCCCATTTCTTCGAGCCTGTTTACTACCATATAAGCGCGGGCAGCCTTCAATAAACAGCTTTCACTCAATGTAACATGAACACTAAAAGCGTTCTTGCCTTCAGAGTTAGCAGCTTTTACCCATTCAGAGTCCTGTGATGACAAATTTGACCCGCCGGAATCTGCCGGACTCTCTTGTGTTGGAGCTTGAGCAGCAGGAGCAGGAGCCGGGCCCTCTCGTCTTAATTCCTGAACCATTCCAGACACGTCTATATGCGAATCATTTCCGCCGCCTCTGATTGAGTCCGCCATTTCCTGCAAAGTATCAAGCCCCTGAAATAATAAATTCATGTCGCCTTCAGTGAGTGGCCTTGTACCTTTTCTAGCTGCGTCGAGTCTGTCTTCCATTGCGTGGGTCAAGCCCATCATATTAGTAAATCCCATTGTGCCCGCCATGCCCTTAAGCGTGTGAGCTGCTCTGAAAATTTCATTAATTACGTCCATATCGACCATATTTTTTTCCAGAGCTAATAATAAATCATCTAATTTTTGCACGTTATCGTCAGTCTCATCGAGAAATGCTCCGAGATACTGACTCATATCCATATCGGCCAAGATAAAATTTTCCCCCTTCTAATTCTTCACGAGTCTGACCATTGCATCGGGAATTTCATTAAGCGGCAGGACCTCGTCAACGATTCCAGCGTCAACAGCGGCCTTAGGCATTCCATAAACGACGCAAGTTTTTTGACTCTCGGCTATAACATAAGCACCTTTTCTGTGAAGTGCTATACCTCCATCCGTGCCGTCCCGTCCCATTCCTGTTAAAATCACGCATAAGACATTGCCGCCGTATTCATCTGCAACACTCATAAACATTATATTAGCTGCGGGCTTGACTGACAAAACAGGCGGAGCGTCAGAGATTCCGCATACCATTGCACCATTTCTGCGCTTGACTATTAAATGACTTCCACCGGGGGCAATTACTACACGGCCGGGCTTGAGAGTTAATCCGTCAAAACCTTCTAAGACTTCAAGCTGTGAAGACGAATTCAATCTATTTGCAAATGACGGTGTAAATTCTTTAGGCATATGCTGAGTAATTACAATAGGAACAGGAAAATTTTTAGGTAACTTGGGAATCAATTCGCCTAAAGCCATAGGGCCGCCCGTTGAACTTGCAATCGCTACAATATCGCGCCTTCCTGTATGCATGGGAGGAGTCATCCGCCTGAATTCCGGAGCACGTACAGGAGATCCCCCGAAAAATCCCGCTTTAGTTCTGAGTCTTGCTGTACTCGCCGCAATGACCTTGTCAATTAATTCCTGCCCTACATCGCGAATATTTAACGATATAGATCCTGAAGGTTTGCCTATGAAGTCAACACATCCGAGCGCAAGAGCCTTCATTGTTGTTTCTGCCCCTTCTTGAGTCATTGAACTCACCATTATGACGGGGAGGGGATTAGTCTTCATTATTTCTTCGAGTGCCTGAAGCCCGCTCATGTTGGGCATTTCTACATCCATTGTTACAATATTTGGTCTGAGTAATTGAATTTGTTTAAGAGCGTCTTTACCGTCTTTGGCAGTACCTAAAACTTCAATTCTAGGATCAGATTTTAATATATCGCTGATAAATTGCCGCATTAAAGCACTGTCATCAACTACAAGAACTCTTATTTTGCCTGCTGGGGGCATTCTTTAACTCTGCTGTCTGATAAAAATTTTCTTATTATATTTATACATGGCAGCAGATTGCACCTCCTTCCTGTAAAATATGCTAAATTTTTTAGATTCATAGTTATTATAGCTTTAAATTTATTTCTCGTATTTATTTCTTGCTATTTATTATTTATTTATTATCAGAAAAAAGACTCTTAGTCAGCCGCTTGAAAAAGTCAATCACTCCTCCTGATTTTTCCGGTAATGCTTCACGTTTTATATTAGCTCCCTCACAGAACCGCAATAATTCGCCCGATAAATTTCTGATGCATATACTGGCAGGCGATTCAGGATCTGACCTGTAAAAAATTTTCCAGTTTTTGACTGATTGCTCGATAGCTTTATCTTTCAAGACACAGCCTAAATAAATCGGAGCATTCCCTAAAAATTGCATTGATGCGAGTCTGATTCTCTCTGCGACCTCTTGAGCTTCCATTGTGCTATTTGCCATGTTGACAATTAACATAAGCCCCGATGCTGCATTTTCCGGGCCGTCCCATGCTGTTGCGCCTAAAGATTTTATTACACCGTAAGCATCTCTCACACTCGTCGGCTCAGGAGTAGTAACTAATAAAGTTATCTCCGACGCATAAGCAAATGACAACACACCTTTATGAATCCCCGCGCCCGCGTCCATGATTAAATAATCGGCGATTTCGTCAAGCCCTGACAATGACGCAAATAATCTTTCCATAGCAAAATCATCAAGATCGGCTATTTCTTTCAAGCCAGTACCGCCGGGAAGTAAAGCAACACTTCCATGTTTGTGCATAGCTCTTTCTGAAGGCCTGAAATGTACTAGAATCTCGTTCAAGTTCCGCGAGCCTTCTATTAAATGCGCAATATTATATCTAGCATTAGTAACTCCGCACAAAATATCTAAATTTGCCATGCCTAAATCAGCGTCAATTAATACGACTCTCTTCCCGAAATCTGCCAAAGCAAACGATAACGCCGCAGATATATTACTCTTCCCGACTCCTCCCTTACCGCTCAAAACTGAAATTGTGTGTAAACGCTGCGGAATTCTTGTTCTCTCTCGATTATCTAATACCATTCGCCTCAAATCCCCCGCCTGATCTGGATTATAATTATTTCTAGGCATTGCAAATTAACCCCGTTTCCTCTCTTCTTCGGACTTCATGAGGAAATCGGCGATTCTTGTGCCTGAAGCAGTCTCTATATCTTTTGGAACGTTTTGTCCCACCGTCAAAAATGAAACCGGACAGCCCATAACCTGCTGAATATTAAATATTGAGCCGTAACTCACAGTCTCATCAAGTTTTGTAAATAACAAATGCGACACGGGAATATTTGGAATATGTTCTACAACGTCAAGCATATCTTTATATTTCATGTTAGCTGACAATACCAAATGCACAGCATCAGGAGCGAACGAATTATATAAATTCTCGAATAGTTCCATGTTTTTCTTGTCGCGCTGTGAACGCCCCGCAGTGTCTAACAAAATAATATCCGAGTTCTCATGCTGATTCACTATATTTTGAATCGTTGCTATATCGAATATTATTTCAATGGGAACGCCTAAAATTTTCGCATAAGTCTTTAACTGCTCGACAGCTGCTATTCTGTATGTATCACTAGTTAATAATAAAACTCGTTTATGTTCCCATAATGCTTTAATTGCTGCAAGTTTTGCTATAGTCGTAGTCTTGCCGACTCCGGTCGGACCGAGTAGCATAACTTTACGACCCCCCGCAGCGTCCCCGCCGTTATCGCCTGAGCATTCAATTTGTGTAGCAAGCCACTTGGTGAACGGCAATTTTTTATTTTTTTCTTTACGAGCCATAACTCCATAATCACCGAGCAATTTTCTTATATATTTCTCGTCAACTTCAGACGAACGCAAACGGCCCTCAATTCCTGAGTCTTCACCTGTAAATTGAGGCATTCCGGCTTGAAAATTAGCTTTCTGGGCTTGAGCTTGAGCAGCGACTCCGGTTTCAACGGCTGAAATTCTCTGCAATAATAAATCTATTCTATCAGCGAGCGCTCCGACTTGATTCTTGAGTGCTTGAGCGTCGTTATTATTTATTGCGGGCTGGGCTGGCTGATTCATAACCGGCGGCATTACTGGCTGAATTTGAGGCGGCGGAGTTACTGGTGCGGGTCTTGTCGTGAGTCCGTATGCATTTCTGAGTCCTTCAGGTGAAATTTTTACATTATCAGAAGGCAGCCTATAACCTTCTTCACCGAGTGAAATTGTATTATCCTGCAAATTATTTGCGGGCGTTGATGATATATTTTGACTCGGAGGGCTTGAAAGTTGACCGCTTGAAGATTTTTCTTTGAGTTCCATTAACTTTTGGAAGGCTATTAAATTCTCTCGTCTTGTGTCCTCGTCCATTGTAGAAATAGGCGAATTATTTGCGGGAGTCCTAGTTTTTGGCTGCGGCTTAGGTGAGTCATCTTCAAGAATTCCGGCTGTAACCTTCAAAACTGAACGCTGAAAGAATCCTAATACTCCGCCTTCTTTTATCATTTGAGTCGACAAAATAACAGCGTCCCGGCCAAGTCGTTCGGCTGCTAGTCTGAGTGCTTCTGCGTCGTCTTTTGCTGTAAATGTAATTTGATTAGTAACTCTCATTTATTTATTCTACCATTCCTACTGTTTTAACTTGAATCCCGCGTGTTATCTCATTATATGACACAACGAAAATATTTGTTATAGAGCCTTCTATTAATCTACGCACGATTAATCTTACATCAGGGTGAACGAGTAAAACAGGAGGCAAATTTTTAACGATCATTTCTTCCATAGCGCGGGAGATTGCGTTAATCATCTTCTGAACTTCGCGGGGATCTAAATTTAATTGCCAGCCTCGAGTCAAATCGCCGTCGACTCCTGCCATAATTTTCTGTTCCCAGTTCGGTGAAAGAGTCGCAGCCGTAATAATTCCGTCCGGCCCCTGAATCTTAAGAGAAATCAAGCGCGATAAAGCCTCTCTTGCCCGTTCAGTCAAGAAATCTACACTTCTTGACATTTTGCCGTAATCCGCGAGTGCCTCAAAAATTGTAACGAGATCTCTAATCGGAATCTGTTCACGTATTAAATTCTGCAAAACTTTCTGAATCTCACCGAGTGAAAGCGACGCTAATAATTCACTGACTACGGCGGGGGCTGTTTCTTTTACCATGTCCGTTAATTTCTGGACTTCCTGACGAGTTAATAACTCAGCTCCATTTTTGCGTATAACTTCCGATAAATGAGTCGCGAGTACGCTGGGAGCGTCAACAACTGTATATCCCATAGCTTCGGCCTTGTCGCGTAAATCCGGAGAAATCCATAAAGCAGGGAGTCCAAATGCCGGCTCTTTGGTGGGAACTCCTATTAAATCCTCTTCAGCTCCGCCAGTGTTCATAGCTAAATAATGATCCGGCAGTAATTCACCGCGCCCGGCTTCAGCACCCTTTACACGCAAAATATACTCTGTAGGCTTAATTTGAATATTATCGCGAATTCTTATCGGAGGCACGACGATTCCCATTTCTAGGGCCATTTGCTTGCGTATTGTGCCTATTCTGTCTAACATGTCGCCGCCCTGTGCAGGGTCAATCAGGGGGATAATTGCGTAACCTATTTCGGCCTCCATAGGTTCAACTGTCAATAATTTCATTACGTCTTCAGGAGAAACAGGTTCAGATTTTGCGCCCTCTTCAGTTCCTGCTGTTGTTGTTGCTGCTGCTCCTGATTGCGGGGCTGTTCCGGGTTGAGCTGGAGTCTTTGCTGCCTGCTCTTCTGCCTCGATAGTCTGTAAACTTGCTTCACGACTCACTGTGTAGCCAAGAAAAGCCATTAACACAGCCAGAGTCAAAAATGGAATTGTAGGAAGTCCCGGCAAAAGTCCCATGCATAATAACATACCTGACGAAATATATAACGGTCTCGGATAACGAGTAAACGAATTCACAAGATCGGGGCCGAGTTCAGAAGACGCAGCCGCGCGGGTAACAATAACGCCCATTGCCGTAGACATCAATAACGCCGGAATTTGTCCGACAAGTCCGTCGCCCACTGTGAGCAGACTATAACGAGATGCAGCATCTCCGGCACTCATTCCCCGCATGAAAATCCCGATTGATAAACCGCCGATTATATTTATAGTAGTAATTATGAGTCCTGCTATAGCGTCGCCCTTAACAAATTTTGAAGCACCGTCCATAGCTCCGTAAAAGTCAGCTTCTTTCTGAATGTCCTGCCGTCTTTGTTTTGCGCCCTGCTCGTCGATTAATCCCGAATTTAAATCAGCGTCGATTGACATTTGTTTGCCGGGCATGGCGTCAAGTGTAAATCTCGCTGCAACTTCCGCGACTCTCTCTGCGCCCTTAGTGATTACTAACATTTGAATAATTACCAGAATCAAGAACATTATAATCCCGACTACATAATTGCCGCCGACGACAAAATTTCCGAAAGCGTTTATTAACTCGCCGGCGTTCCCGTAAAGTAAAATTAATCTCGTTGTTGAGACATTCAGCGATAATCTAAACAAAGTCGAAATCAATAACAAAGTCGGAAATATCGACAAATCTAATGCGCGCTTGACATAAAATGTAACTAAAAGAGTAACGACTCCAAGCGTTATATTCATTGCAAGCAGCATATCTATCAGCCATGTCGGTAAGGGCACGACCATCATTATAATAATGAGTACCATTAACAAAGCCACGCCAATATCGGAATAGCTTTGAACTTTTTTGCGAATCTCAGAAACTCCTGCGATTCCAGCGGCCTCTGCCAATGTGCAACTCATCCCCGTTCTATTTATATAAATTATATAAACTGGATAAAAATTTTTGATTTATTTTACACGAAAACAGGCAAAACAGAAAATATATTAGTGAGTGAATGCGTCAAGAAATAAACGAGTCAAAAAATTTGCGAGTCAATAAAAATTTTATGTTAATGATTCGCGCAAAATATTTATAACGAGTCTAAAAATTTGCGGGTTCGAGATAAAAATTTTCGTGAAAGAGCCGCGCATTCCCGGTAAAAAATTTGTGTTGAAAAATTGCAGAATAACAAAAATTTTTAGCTTTGTGAGTCATTGCTGTTACTAAGAAAATTTCATATTTTTGTAGCTGTAAATGTAGCTGTAAAATTTGTATCTTTGCTAAAATATTTCTTAAGATTTCACATGAATTATAGCACTTGAATATATAATAATTTTTCCTGTATAATCACTAAAAAATTTACATGAAAGGACTCTTGACAAAATAAAAATGGCCGCAATAATTGACTCAGGACTCAGGACTCAAACTATCTTAATATAAAATTTGAAGATTTTCAGCGCGAATATTTAGATGAGATTCACGAAGTAGTTTCTCTCTACTCACAAATGCAAAACAGTGAAAGATATTTTCTTAATGGAATAATACGATATTTCAAGCCAGCAAAAATTTTAGAAGTTGGAGTCGCTCACGGGGGCGGAAGTGCTTTAATACTCAACGCGATAAAGGATTTAGACTCGCGATTAATTTCTGTAGATTACTGCGAAAAATATTATGCCGGCGGAGAAGATAATAATAAATTATCAGGATGGCTTGTCGACGAAAAATTTTCGAATTTAACAGATAAATGGCAGATATACAGGGGCGGGGACATTTCGCGCTTCATTGAGAGAATCGGCGGGGATATAGATTTGCTTGTGCTTGATACTGCGCATATACACCCGTGGGAGACGTTAAATTTTTTGTGCGTGCTGCCGTTTATGAAGCGTAATAGTTTGTGCGTATTGCATGATGTATCACTTAATTATTTGCAGGGACGAGAAAATGATTTAGCCTGCAGATATTTATATAGCACTGTAATATCAGACTATAAAATCATGCCCGAACCTGAAGAAAATTATATCCCTCATTTTGCAAATATAGGCGCGTTTAGAATAATTGACGACACTTATAAATATATACAAAATTTGTTCGAGATTTTGCTATATAAATGGGAAGCTATGCCGTTTGTTTACGATAAAAAAATATTCCCATATGCGACTCCGATTTTGCCCGAAGATATTGACAGCATTAAAAATGTTTTCGCAAAATATTATCCTGATTACATGAAATTTTTTGATAATGTCATAGATTATCAGCGCGGTATAGTCAATCACATAATAGACACGTATAATCGAGAATATAAAACTTTTAAGGGGATCTGGAAGCATTACTTCCCGTTGAGCTTTATTACATTAAGGAAAATCAAGCATATTTTAACTGGTATAAAATAAATTATTCCCGGCCTGCCTCAATCTCGCCGAGTTTCTCCTCAAAGCCGTAAATGGTAGGATCTATGCTGTTTACGGTTTTATTGAGTTCGTCAATCAGTCTGAAAGCGAATCCCTTAGGAAGTCTATTATTGAATCGCTTAATCTTTAATAGAGCCTGCAAAAAATTTTTCTCATACTGCATTATTAAATTCGCAGCCATTAAAGCACTCGGCCTTGACTCGTCAAAAAATAGTCTTGCCATCTCCAAATTTTCTTCTATAGTCATCTCGTCATACCAGAGAGCAGCAAGAATCGCCTTAAATTTTTTCCGCTGTCTTCCGTGAGTTATTCTTTTGGCCGCAAAATCTATTTTCTGCATACCATTTATAAGAGTCTTTAACACATCATCAGGATTTAATGAAGGCTTAGAATATTCGGCTATGTACTCGGCTTCGATTTCAATTAAGACCTGTTCACGCAATAACTTCCCAAATGAAGGCCGCAAAGTTATTACAGCAGGTTCGGGCGGGGAATCCATTAATTTGCGAAATTCGACTCCGGTGTCAAAAAATTCGCTCTCATAGGGTGAATCTTTCAGCCATGACACAAAGCCGGGATCAAATAAACCTTTTCGACCAGCACGCCCGGCCATCTGTAAAAAATCTATTTTGCTTATTGGCTCGTAAGTCCTGTAATTCACAAGCTGAGCGAAAATTACATATTGAGCAGGAAGATTTACTCCCAGTGATAAGGCATTTGTCCCGCAAACGACATCTAACAATCTTTCACGAAAAGCAGACTCGACTAATAATTTTTCTTTAGGGAACATTGCACCGTGATAAGTTCCTACACCTTTTATGAGTGAAGGCGGCATTTTCTTAACATCAAGAATCTTTGCGAGTTCCTGCAGTCTTTTCACGTTATCGGGGGGGATTCGCTGCCTAGCTGAAGCAATTTTTTCGGCCAAGTCCATGACTCCGCGCTGTGAGAATAAGAACACTAATGCGTCATGAATTCCGTATGTCCTGAAGGGCTTATCAGGAGTAAATATTAATTCTGTAACTCGTTTCTTGCTTTCATGAATCAAAAAATTACGCTGGCAGATATGCGACAAATAACGGCCTATGCTTTTAACGCCGCCCAGAGTAGCAGACATCACTAAAATTTTTGTGTCATAGTCAGTATTAACAAGCCCGTCTATATACATTCTTGCTCGGTCGGGGTCGCTGAAAATATAGTGAAATTCGTCGACGATTAATTTTTGACCGGGGACTCGCGCATATTTCATTGTATAAATTTCTTGAGTACAGCAAATTATGCCAGCTCCCTCGTTACGCTTAAAATCTCCTGTTTCGATTCCCACGTCGAGTCCCATTCTGCGCAAATCTAAATATCTTTCATTGCTGAGTGCCTTAATAGGAGCCGTGAAAATTATTCGCGTTGAGTCTTGATTCTTGTTTACTTGGCCTTGAGTGTCTAATATTCCCGCCCATAAATAAGCAACTAGGGTTTTGCCTGAACCTGTCGGAGCACTCAATACAGCGTCATTATTATTTATGTGATTAAAAGCGTTAATTTGCCAGTCGTAAAAATTTATTTCGCTCAAGTTATAAAATATATTCCCTTCGATTTATATAATGCCGGGCAGCTCATAAGCCGGGTTCTGTGTTAAAGACGGTCATTTATCTAGTATTTTCCTCGCAGAAAATCTCAAGCGATCTAACCCAGAGGCACCGGAGCCAGTGTTCAAAACCTCTCTATTTGATCTTGCTTCGAGTGGGGCTTGCAAATCACGCAAATTACTTTACGCATGGTGGGCTCTTACCCTGCACCTTTTCACCGTTGCCAAATAAAAAAATGGCTGTATATTTTCTGTTGCGCTATTCCCGCGGATTACTCCGGCCAGCCGTTAACTGGCACTCTGCCCTATGAAG
This window encodes:
- a CDS encoding DEAD/DEAH box helicase codes for the protein MSEINFYDWQINAFNHINNNDAVLSAPTGSGKTLVAYLWAGILDTQGQVNKNQDSTRIIFTAPIKALSNERYLDLRRMGLDVGIETGDFKRNEGAGIICCTQEIYTMKYARVPGQKLIVDEFHYIFSDPDRARMYIDGLVNTDYDTKILVMSATLGGVKSIGRYLSHICQRNFLIHESKKRVTELIFTPDKPFRTYGIHDALVFLFSQRGVMDLAEKIASARQRIPPDNVKRLQELAKILDVKKMPPSLIKGVGTYHGAMFPKEKLLVESAFRERLLDVVCGTNALSLGVNLPAQYVIFAQLVNYRTYEPISKIDFLQMAGRAGRKGLFDPGFVSWLKDSPYESEFFDTGVEFRKLMDSPPEPAVITLRPSFGKLLREQVLIEIEAEYIAEYSKPSLNPDDVLKTLINGMQKIDFAAKRITHGRQRKKFKAILAALWYDEMTIEENLEMARLFFDESRPSALMAANLIMQYEKNFLQALLKIKRFNNRLPKGFAFRLIDELNKTVNSIDPTIYGFEEKLGEIEAGRE